The Thalassotalea sp. LPB0316 nucleotide sequence CGCCTCGCCAATGATTTTAGCCAACAACACAAGGTAACTATCGAAACCATTTCAGCTTCGTCCGGCACCTTGTATCAGCAAATTGTCTATGGCGCGCCGTTTGACCTGTTTCTTAGTGCCGACGACCTTCGACCTGAAAAGCTCGCCGAGCAACAATTGATTTCACCGGAATCATTAGCGACATACGCGCAAGGGCAATTGGTATTATTTGGCTTATCACAAAAGCCACTTGATTACGCGTTTTTAGCCAATTATCGCGGTCGCATCGCCATCGCCAACCCTAAAACTGCGCCATATGGCAAAGCCGCTATGCAGGTCATTGAATCACTGGCTATTGGCGAGCAACTCACCCTGATCACCGGCCAAAACGTCGCGCAAACATACCAACAAGTGATCACCCAAGGTGTGCCGATCGGGTTAGTTTCACTGGGGCAACTTATGATAAACAAGCAGTCAGGCTACGTGATACCTCAACGGCTCTATCAGCCAATTTTGCAAAAAATGGTGATCCCAAAACAAAGTAAACAACCACAATTAGCCAGAGAGTTTCAACAGTTTTTGCTCAGTGAACAAACCCAGCGCCAGCTTACCCAACTTGGCTTCACTGCTGTTAGCGCGCAAGGAGATGATTAATGTTTGATCATCCTGATATCACTGCCCTATTGCTCACCTTAGAGCTTGCGGCAATCACCACGTTAATATTATTAGTTGTCTGCACGCCAATAGCTTGGTGGTTAGCGCATTGGCAATCACGCGCCAAGTTTTTAGTTGAAGCCTTCATCACCCTACCATTGATTTTACCGCCAACGGTTATTGGTTTTTATTTACTTATCGCCTTTGGGCCAAACTCCGCTTTTGGTCAGCTTTGGCAAGCGTTAACGGGCTCGCAACTCGCGTTTAGTTTTTCAGCCATTGTTATTGGTTCACTGTTTTATTCACTGCCGTTC carries:
- the modA gene encoding molybdate ABC transporter substrate-binding protein, producing MATNQVIKFITHMLAIILCAIGLVLSANLTAQAQTHEQDKRVEHITLRIAVASSFTPILARLANDFSQQHKVTIETISASSGTLYQQIVYGAPFDLFLSADDLRPEKLAEQQLISPESLATYAQGQLVLFGLSQKPLDYAFLANYRGRIAIANPKTAPYGKAAMQVIESLAIGEQLTLITGQNVAQTYQQVITQGVPIGLVSLGQLMINKQSGYVIPQRLYQPILQKMVIPKQSKQPQLAREFQQFLLSEQTQRQLTQLGFTAVSAQGDD